One window from the genome of Elephas maximus indicus isolate mEleMax1 chromosome 8, mEleMax1 primary haplotype, whole genome shotgun sequence encodes:
- the NT5C3A gene encoding cytosolic 5'-nucleotidase 3A isoform X1, which yields MTNQESAVHVKMMPEFQKGSVRIKNPARVEEIICGLIKGGAAKLQIITDFDMTLSRFSYKGKRCPTCHNIIDNCKLVTDECRKKLFQLKEKYYAIEIDPVLTIEEKYPYMVEWYTKSHGLLVEQALPKAKLKEIVEESDVMLKEGYENFFDKLQQYSVPVFIFSAGIGDVLEEVIRQAGVYHPNVKVVSNFMDFDENGVLRGFKGELIHVFNKHDGALKNTEYFSQLKDNSNIILLGDSQGDLRMADGVTNVEHILKIGYLNDRVDELLEKYMDSYDIVLVKDESLDIANSILQKVL from the exons atgCCAGAATTCCAGAAAGGTTCTGTTCGCATCAAGAACCCTGCAAGAGTAGAAGAAATTATCTGTGGTCTTATCAAAGGAGGAGCTGCCAAACTTCAG ATAATAACAGACTTTGATATGACACTAAGTAGATTTTCCTACAAAGGGAAGAGATGCCCAACTTGTCATA aTATCATTGACAACTGTAAACTGGTTACAGATGAATGTCGAAAAAAG TTATTCCaactaaaggaaaaatattatgcTATTGAAATTGATCCTGTTCTTACCATAGAAGAGAAGTACCCTTACATGGTAGAATG GTATACTAAGTCACATGGTTTGCTTGTTGAACAAGCTTTACCAAAAGCTAAACTTAAAGAAATTGTGGAAGAATCTGACGTTATGCTCAA GGAAGGATATGAAAATTTCTTTGATAAGCTCCAACAATACAGCGTCCCGGTGTTCATATTTTCGGCTGGGATTGGTGATGTACTAGAGGAAGTTATCCGTCAAGCTGGTGTTTATCATCCAAATGTCAAAGTAGTGTCCAATTTCATGGATTTTGATGAAAAT ggggtACTCAGAGGATTTAAAGGAGAATTAATTCATGTATTTAACAAACATGATGGTGCCTTGAAAAACACAGAATATTTCAGTCAACTCAAAGACAACAGCAACATAATTCTGTTGGGAGACTCCCAAGGAGACTTAAGAATGGCAGATGGAGTAACCAATGTTGAACATATTTTGAAAATTGGATATCTAAATGACAGA GTGGATGAACTTTTAGAAAAGTACATGGACTCTTACGATATTGTTTTAGTAAAAGACGAATCCTTGGACATAGCCAACTCTATCTTACAGAAGGTTCTATAA